The proteins below come from a single Beutenbergia cavernae DSM 12333 genomic window:
- a CDS encoding LacI family DNA-binding transcriptional regulator: MTLQDVAGAAGVSSASVSRVLRGSGYVSPEVEARVLRAVADTGYRPPKSPDHTDSDLIAVVVNDLGSGLLVDVIRGAERTATASELLTVVCTTSYSAEREIEILSMLANRQDIGAVIVVGGVRPTAEYARRMVDVERLLTNRGGVLVFAGRPPIDESVPQLVVEYENEGGAYSATSHLISRGHRRIALLPGMPGMTTGEQRLSGYRKAMAAAGVEIDEQLIVWSAGQDRAGGNGAVRELLARGHDFTAVFAGNDEMAAGALTVLRGAGLRVPDDVSLVGYDDSPLAVALSPSLTSVHLPHEELGTEAVRLATRRPGRGSGFERVVLGTHLVVRDSVAQL, from the coding sequence GTGACTCTGCAGGACGTCGCCGGTGCCGCTGGGGTGTCCTCCGCATCCGTGTCTCGGGTGCTGCGCGGCAGTGGCTACGTCTCGCCGGAGGTCGAGGCCCGCGTCCTGCGGGCCGTGGCCGACACCGGCTATCGGCCGCCGAAGAGCCCCGATCACACCGACTCGGACCTGATCGCCGTCGTGGTGAACGATCTCGGCAGCGGCCTGCTGGTGGATGTCATCCGTGGCGCAGAGCGGACCGCGACCGCGTCCGAGCTCCTCACGGTCGTCTGCACGACGTCGTACTCCGCAGAGCGCGAGATCGAGATTCTCTCCATGCTCGCGAACCGCCAGGACATCGGGGCCGTGATCGTGGTCGGAGGAGTCCGCCCCACCGCCGAGTACGCCCGCCGCATGGTGGACGTCGAGAGACTTCTGACGAACCGTGGAGGTGTCCTGGTCTTCGCCGGACGCCCGCCGATCGACGAGTCGGTACCACAGCTCGTCGTCGAGTACGAGAACGAGGGCGGCGCGTACTCCGCGACGAGTCACCTCATCTCGCGCGGTCACCGGCGTATCGCACTGCTCCCCGGCATGCCCGGGATGACGACGGGCGAACAGCGTCTCTCGGGATACCGGAAGGCGATGGCCGCGGCGGGCGTCGAGATCGACGAGCAGCTGATCGTCTGGAGCGCCGGTCAGGATCGCGCGGGGGGCAATGGCGCGGTCCGCGAGCTGCTCGCGCGCGGTCACGACTTCACCGCCGTCTTCGCGGGCAACGACGAGATGGCGGCCGGCGCGCTGACGGTCCTTCGGGGTGCGGGCCTGCGGGTTCCCGACGACGTGTCGCTCGTCGGTTACGACGACAGCCCGTTGGCGGTCGCACTGAGCCCGTCGCTGACGAGTGTGCACCTCCCGCACGAGGAGCTCGGAACCGAGGCCGTGCGTCTGGCGACGCGACGCCCAGGGCGTGGCTCGGGGTTCGAGCGCGTCGTGCTCGGCACGCACCTGGTCGTCCGGGACTCGGTCGCCCAGCTCTGA
- a CDS encoding carbohydrate ABC transporter permease gives MVSLSSAALSARLGRRGGRVPAGRRVGRHPGAAFTLLSPWLIGIVGLTLGPMIASLVLSFTDYDLLSAPTFVGGANYARMLDDPRLAQSLGVTSTYVAIAVPLKTTCALLIAVVLARGVRLIGVYRAAFYLPSLLGASVAIAILWRLVFGSDGIFNAFLGMFGVEGQSWVSTPDTALFTLIALSVWQFGGPMVIFLAALLQVPAELQEAAAIDGAGPVRRFARITVPLITPVIFFNLVLEMINSFQTFTPSYIISGGTGGPADSTLLYSLYLYLEAFTKFRMGYASAMAWVLLLIIGLVTALLFWTSRRWVFYADSGER, from the coding sequence ATGGTGTCGCTCTCGTCTGCCGCCCTGAGCGCACGGCTCGGAAGGCGAGGCGGACGCGTCCCGGCCGGCCGTCGTGTGGGACGGCATCCGGGAGCGGCGTTCACGCTCCTCTCGCCATGGCTGATCGGCATCGTGGGTCTCACGCTGGGGCCGATGATCGCCAGCCTCGTCCTCTCGTTCACCGACTACGACCTGCTCTCGGCCCCCACGTTCGTCGGAGGCGCGAACTATGCGCGGATGCTCGACGATCCGCGTCTCGCTCAGAGCCTGGGGGTCACGTCCACCTACGTCGCGATCGCCGTACCGCTGAAGACGACCTGCGCGTTGCTCATCGCCGTCGTGCTCGCCCGAGGCGTGCGGTTGATCGGCGTCTATCGTGCCGCGTTCTACCTGCCGTCCCTCCTCGGCGCGAGCGTCGCCATCGCGATCTTGTGGCGCTTGGTCTTCGGATCGGACGGGATCTTCAACGCCTTCCTGGGGATGTTCGGCGTCGAGGGCCAGAGCTGGGTCTCGACGCCGGACACCGCGCTCTTCACGCTCATCGCCCTGTCGGTGTGGCAGTTCGGAGGACCGATGGTGATCTTCCTGGCGGCCCTGCTGCAGGTGCCGGCGGAGCTGCAGGAGGCGGCAGCCATCGACGGCGCCGGTCCGGTCCGTCGCTTCGCGCGGATCACGGTGCCCCTCATCACACCGGTCATCTTCTTCAATCTCGTCCTTGAGATGATCAACTCGTTCCAGACCTTTACCCCGTCCTACATCATCAGCGGTGGCACGGGCGGACCCGCGGACTCGACCCTCCTGTATTCGCTCTACCTCTACCTGGAGGCGTTCACAAAGTTCCGGATGGGCTATGCGTCCGCGATGGCCTGGGTTCTGTTGCTCATCATCGGGCTCGTCACGGCGCTGCTGTTCTGGACGTCCAGGCGCTGGGTCTTCTATGCCGACTCGGGGGAGCGATGA
- a CDS encoding ABC transporter substrate-binding protein, with product MPDAELRIVWWGAEDRADAINAALDVVTEREPGLTFVSEYSGFDGYFPKLTTQIAGGNAPDIAAVNFVPERVDYAQRGALLDLTPYVESGALDLSGYDDATIDYGRTGDGLYGLPTSISTQAVLVNTDVFDEYGLEVPADDWTWDEFIALSNGVTEATGGAVHGTEDVSALHWVYETWYFGKTGDLIYEDDSGARTDDVEDVTEWFEMWADLRESGGTVPADVQAAHTIGDYPTSPLVTGDAAMSFQFTSAASSFRPLSPSPLALVAQPSAGDNPHQYIRPSTMWAITADTAHPDSAVAAVNVLVNDEDALLAVGLSTGMPASARAREVLEPTLAPEDAEVIDFVSRISELPTTAAPSIVPGGARDVEDLFIRIAQEVSFGQLTPAEGAQAFFDEAEGLLG from the coding sequence GTGCCCGATGCGGAACTGCGCATCGTCTGGTGGGGGGCGGAGGACCGGGCCGACGCGATCAACGCGGCGCTCGACGTGGTCACCGAGCGGGAGCCCGGCCTGACGTTCGTCAGCGAGTACAGCGGCTTCGACGGCTACTTCCCGAAGCTCACGACGCAGATCGCCGGCGGCAATGCCCCCGACATCGCTGCCGTGAACTTCGTCCCGGAACGCGTGGACTACGCGCAACGGGGCGCACTCCTGGACCTGACTCCGTACGTCGAGTCCGGGGCGCTGGATCTGTCCGGCTACGACGACGCGACGATCGACTACGGCCGCACCGGTGACGGGCTCTACGGCTTGCCAACCTCGATCTCGACCCAGGCGGTGCTCGTCAACACAGATGTCTTCGACGAATATGGGCTCGAGGTACCCGCGGACGACTGGACGTGGGACGAGTTCATCGCGTTGAGCAACGGGGTCACCGAGGCGACAGGCGGGGCCGTCCATGGCACGGAAGACGTCTCCGCGCTTCACTGGGTGTACGAGACCTGGTACTTCGGCAAGACGGGGGATCTCATCTACGAGGACGACTCGGGCGCCCGCACCGACGACGTCGAGGATGTCACCGAGTGGTTCGAGATGTGGGCCGATCTGCGTGAGAGCGGCGGAACCGTCCCCGCTGACGTCCAGGCAGCACACACGATCGGCGACTACCCGACGAGCCCGCTGGTGACGGGCGATGCGGCGATGAGCTTCCAGTTCACCTCCGCGGCATCCAGCTTCCGCCCACTGTCGCCGAGCCCGCTCGCCCTCGTCGCGCAGCCGTCCGCCGGCGACAACCCGCACCAGTACATCCGCCCGTCGACGATGTGGGCGATCACCGCTGACACCGCTCACCCGGACAGCGCGGTCGCGGCAGTGAACGTCCTCGTCAACGACGAGGACGCGCTCCTCGCCGTCGGGCTCAGCACAGGCATGCCTGCGTCGGCGAGGGCGCGGGAGGTGCTCGAGCCGACGCTCGCCCCGGAGGACGCCGAGGTCATCGACTTCGTGAGCCGCATCTCGGAGCTGCCGACGACCGCGGCGCCGTCCATCGTCCCCGGCGGTGCCCGTGACGTCGAGGACCTCTTCATCCGCATCGCTCAGGAGGTTTCGTTCGGGCAGCTCACGCCGGCGGAAGGCGCTCAGGCGTTCTTCGACGAGGCTGAGGGGCTCCTCGGCTGA